A region of Solanum dulcamara chromosome 7, daSolDulc1.2, whole genome shotgun sequence DNA encodes the following proteins:
- the LOC129893944 gene encoding uncharacterized protein LOC129893944, whose translation KSVALVWQTDPSSSEDKEATAMRANATKFPAICSTSVSSLQPPSAAGVGFLVLKSVRLTSSFKTTMIARASDPKTDQANPSTDEPGLPFLPQEDSNFLVKLGVGSVAGGAAIKYGSVIFPEITTPNISLALFMISAPMTVAVVLLFLQSRADSNSA comes from the exons AAATCTGTGGCTCTTGTGTGGCAAACTGACCCGTCTTCTTCTGAGGACAAGGAAGCTACCGCAATGAGAGCAAACGCTACCAAATTTCCGGCGATCTGCTCAACATCGGTTTCGTCTCTTCAGCCGCCGTCTGCTGCCGGAGTTGGCTTCCTCGTTCTAAAATCTGTCCGATTGACTTCCTCCTTTAAGACGACCATGATTGCCCGAGCTTCCGACCCCAAAACTGACCAAGCAAATCCCAGCACTGATGAACCTGGCCTTCCTTTCCTACCGCAG GAGGATTCCAACTTTTTGGTGAAACTGGGAGTGGGTTCAGTGGCGGGAGGAGCAGCGATTAAGTACGGAAGTGTCATTTTCCCAGAGATAACAACACCAAACATTTCATTAGCTCTATTTATGATATCAGCTCCGATGACAGTTGCGGTGGTGCTCTTATTTTTACAAAGCCGTGCAGATTCAAATTCTGCGTGA